From the genome of Nicotiana sylvestris chromosome 2, ASM39365v2, whole genome shotgun sequence, one region includes:
- the LOC104242059 gene encoding berberine bridge enzyme-like 21, producing MSSCLLPFLVLIFWNSFSHGNSDSIYDSFVNCLTAKSVPQQEISKIVYSPNNPSFNPILQAYIRNRRFFNSSTTSKPVIIVTPTEESHVSSAVLCTKETNLQLKIRSGGHDYEGISYISNVPFIMLDMFNLRSISINVNGNTAWVQAGATLGELYYNIWTKSNVLGFPAGVCPTVGVGGHLSGGGYGNMLRKFGLSVDNVLDARLVDVNGRIWDRKAMGEDLFWAIKGGGGPSFGVILAFQIQLVQVPQTVTYFRVERFLDQNATDAVFQWQNVAHKIDSDLFIRLLLQPITVKRKEKVKEKKNTQQKKTIRAAFLGLFLGDSSRLMTLVSKEFPALRLQKQDCYEMSWIDSVLRWASFDNTTKPIVLLNRTGDLSNLLKRKSDYVQEPIPRDGLESIFQKMISLGKAGIVFNPYGGRMAEIREDETPFPHRAGILFKIQYSVNWKEEGTAAEKEHLSQIRDLYSFMTPFVSKNPRQAYLNYRDLDIGTNDQGPHSLEEGRVYGTKYFKNNFDRLVKVKSKVDPSNFFRNEQSIPTQIQDIGAYGKEDRGRCLSQSLALVLGECLIWMSIIL from the coding sequence ATGTCTAGTtgtcttcttccttttcttgttcTTATCTTCTGGAATTCCTTCTCTCATGGAAACTCAGACTCAATCTATGACTCGTTTGTCAATTGCCTAACAGCCAAATCAGTTCCCCAACAAGAAATCTCCAAAATCGTCTACTCCCCAAATAATCCCTCTTTTAACCCCATTTTACAAGCCTATATCCGAAACCGACGGTTTTTTAATTCCTCCACAACTTCCAAACCGGTTATCATCGTCACCCCTACAGAAGAATCCCATGTTTCCAGCGCTGTTCTTTGTACCAAAGAGACAAATTTACAGTTAAAAATCCGTAGCGGGGGACATGATTATGAGGGAATTTCGTACATCTCTAATGTCCCTTTTATAATGCTTGATATGTTCAATCTCAGGTCAATTTCCATAAATGTTAATGGTAATACTGCTTGGGTTCAAGCTGGTGCTACATTAGGGGAACTTTACTATAACATTTGGACAAAAAGTAACGTTCTTGGTTTTCCTGCGGGTGTTTGTCCTACTGTTGGTGTTGGTGGGCATCTTAGTGGTGGTGGTTATGGGAATATGCTGAGGAAATTTGGTCTAAGTGTAGATAATGTATTGGATGCTCGACTAGTGGATGTAAATGGTAGAATTTGGGACAGGAAAGCTATGGGTGAAGATCTTTTTTGGGCAATTAAAGGAGGTGGGGGTCCTAGTTTTGGTGTCATTTTAGCCTTTCAAATTCAACTCGTTCAAGTCCCACAAACTGTGACTTACTTCAGAGTTGAAAGGTTTTTAGACCAAAATGCTACTGATGCAGTTTTCCAGTGGCAAAATGTTGCTCACAAAATTGACAGTGATCTTTTCATAAGACTACTTTTGCAACCAATCActgtaaaaagaaaagagaaagtgaaggagaagaagaacactCAACAAAAGAAGACGATACGTGCAGCGTTCTTGGGGTTATTCCTTGGTGATTCTAGTAGATTAATGACACTTGTAAGCAAGGAATTCCCTGCTTTGCGATTACAAAAACAAGATTGTTATGAAATGAGCTGGATTGATTCAGTGCTGCGATGGGCAAGTTTCGACAACACAACAAAACCAATCGTCTTGTTAAACAGAACAGGGGATCTATCGAATCTCTTGAAAAGAAAATCGGATTACGTGCAAGAACCAATTCCCAGAGATGGGTTGGAATCAATTTTCCAAAAGATGATTTCTTTGGGCAAAGCAGGAATAGTTTTCAATCCTTATGGAGGGAGAATGGCTGAAATTCGCGAAGACGAAACGCCATTTCCACACAGAGCAGGGATTCTATTCAAGATTCAGTACTCAGTGAATTGGAAAGAAGAAGGAACAGCTGCAGAAAAAGAGCATCTTTCACAGATAAGAGATTTATACAGTTTTATGACCCCATTTGTTTCAAAGAACCCAAGACAAGCCTATTTGAATTACAGGGATCTTGATATTGGTACAAATGATCAAGGACCGCACAGCTTAGAAGAAGGAAGGGTATATGGGACCAAATATTTCAAGAACAATTTTGATAGGCTGGTGAAAGTGAAATCCAAGGTCGATCCTTCGAATTTCTTCagaaatgaacagagtattcCTACTCAAATTCAGGACATTGGTGCCTACGGGAAAGAAGACAGAGGAAGATGTTTGAGTCAATCTCTGGCTTTAGTTCTAGGTGAATGCTTGATCTGGATGAGCATCATATTATAG
- the LOC138885997 gene encoding uncharacterized protein: MLARKTVASGALRKVLNERLKVSQVKESPDPKSDSSSEYESFQSATEGDGHGSSGSKKTQESPSEVSSSMVENLETRFVPVEPIRDVELPEMSRSGGKKKSEKKKEREGACGEERGKGKGAVLAICGVAQDRLDESGMKSGGSGWASYDPKKRKAIASKVLNVPKPSKKRKASSPTPTASSVPRGRATRSRVKQSEANLQKALEESKKKKKDRGKGKVAESSEAFEEEEMELVHQERGTTMEVTTPKPKKPKTSSKKSSSVPIAAEPTLAKRTRAAVKAKQTKVSDDDDWSREQEEDDEYEKEQDKHDIFGRRKILKGRLLKDLVGPGIMRLVDSLAA, from the exons atgcttgctcgaaaaacTGTAGCATCTGGGGCTTTGAGGAAGGTTTTAAATGAAAGGTTAAAAGTTAGCCAAGTGAAAGAAAGCCCAGATCCAAAGTCTGATTCTAGCTCTGAGTACGAATCCTTTCAATCCGCGACTGAGGGAGATGGACACGGGTCTTCTGGCTCTAAAAAGACTCAAGAATCTCCTTCTGAGGTAAGTTCTTCTATGGTTGAAAActtagaaactaggtttgttccGGTTGAACCCATTAGGGATGTTGAGTTGCCTGAGATgagtaggagtggaggtaaaaagaagtctgaaaagaaaaaagagagagagggtgcatgtggtgaagaaAGGGGAAAAGGGAAGGGAGCGGTTCTTGCTATATGTGGGGTTGCACAAGATAGGTTAGATgagagtggcatgaagtcagggggaagtg GTTGGGCaagttatgacccaaagaaacgcaAAGCTATTGCATCAAAAGTCCTAAATGTTCCCAAGCCATCCAAGAAAAGAAAAGCCTCATCCCCTACACCTACTGCCTCTTCAGTGCCTAGGGGTAGAGCCACAAGAAGTAGGGTAAAACAGAGTGAAGCTAATCTACAAAAGGctttagaagaaagcaagaaaaagaaaaaggatagaggaaagggaaaggttgcagaatcctcagaggcttttgaggaagaagagatggaactggtccatcaagagAGGGGTACAACAATGGAGGTTACTACACCCAAGCCTAAGAAACCCAAGACTTCCTCTAAGAAGTCCTCCTCTGTGCCTATAGCTGCTGAACCCACACTAGCTAAGAGGACAAGAGCTGCAGTGAAAGCTAAACAAACCAAagtttctgatgatgatgattggAGTAGAGAacaagaagaagatgatgaatatGAGAAGGAACAAGATAAGCATGACATTTTTGGCAGAAGAAAAATCTTAAAAGGTAGATTGTTGAAGGACCTGGTGGGACCAGGGATAATGAGATTGGTCGACTCTTTGGCTGCTTAa